In one Cupriavidus taiwanensis genomic region, the following are encoded:
- the bamA gene encoding outer membrane protein assembly factor BamA produces MESKRGSTLIRHKRISLGLLASAVIAAWSPAGWAADPFVVRDIRVEGLQRVEPGTVFGYLPVRVGETFTDDKGADAIRALYNTGFFKDVQIRSEDGVLVVQVEERPAISQLEFVGIKEFDKDTLRRSLRAVGVAEARYYDKALIDKAEQELKRQYVARGYYAADVQTTITPVDRNRVSVVFNVDEGPVAKIRQINIVGNKAFKESTLRDEMQLSTPNWLSWYTKNDLYSKQKLTADLEALRSYYLNRGYLEFAIESTQVSITPDKKDIFLTLNIKEGEQYKVSDVRLAGELLGKQEEMEKLLQLKKGDIFSSEKLTQSTKAITDLLGTYGYAFTTINPQPQIDKEKREVALTLMVDPGRRVYVRRVNVVGNSKTRDEVVRREMRQMESSWFDSEKLQQSQARINRTGYFTDTNITTEDVPGAPDQVDVNVNVTEKPTGQISLGVGFSSTDKLVLQAGLRQDNVFGSGTSLGLDVNTAKSFRTIALTQYDPYFTVDGISRSTDIYYRTSRPLYYTGDQDYKIVSAGGGFKFGVPFSEVDTVFFGIGYERTQVYTSVNTPTQYTDWLNKIGKESGDGINNFPFTIGWARDRRDSALVPTKGPYTQANLEVGLPGGDTQYYRASVQQQYFYPISKSFTLALNGEVAYGHGYGNTPFPVFKYFYAGGIGSVRGYQTSTLGPKDQNGNPVGGASKMIGNVEFIFPLPGSGVDRTLRLFTFFDFGNVYQEGQPLSFSELKYSTGFGMSWLSPIGPLKLSMGFPLNRDDNDKVQRFQFQIGTAF; encoded by the coding sequence ATGGAATCAAAGAGGGGATCAACATTGATCAGACATAAGCGCATTTCGCTGGGCTTGCTGGCGAGTGCCGTTATTGCAGCCTGGAGCCCGGCGGGCTGGGCTGCCGATCCGTTCGTCGTCAGGGACATCCGCGTTGAGGGACTGCAACGCGTCGAACCGGGTACCGTGTTTGGCTACCTGCCGGTGCGCGTCGGGGAAACCTTCACCGATGACAAGGGCGCCGATGCCATCCGTGCCCTCTACAATACCGGCTTCTTCAAGGACGTGCAGATCCGCTCCGAAGACGGCGTGCTGGTGGTGCAGGTCGAGGAGCGCCCGGCGATCTCGCAGCTCGAGTTCGTCGGCATCAAGGAATTCGACAAGGACACGCTGCGCCGCTCGCTGCGCGCGGTCGGCGTGGCCGAGGCCCGCTACTATGACAAGGCGCTGATCGACAAGGCCGAGCAAGAGCTCAAGCGCCAGTACGTCGCGCGCGGCTACTATGCCGCCGACGTGCAGACCACCATCACGCCGGTGGACCGCAACCGCGTCTCGGTGGTGTTCAATGTCGACGAGGGTCCGGTCGCCAAGATCCGCCAGATCAATATCGTCGGCAACAAGGCCTTCAAGGAAAGCACGCTGCGCGACGAGATGCAGCTGTCCACGCCGAACTGGCTGTCGTGGTACACCAAGAACGACCTGTACTCGAAGCAGAAGCTGACCGCCGACCTGGAAGCGCTGCGCTCGTACTACCTGAACCGCGGCTACCTGGAATTCGCCATCGAATCGACCCAGGTCTCGATCACGCCCGACAAGAAAGACATCTTCCTGACGCTGAACATCAAGGAAGGCGAGCAGTACAAGGTTTCCGACGTGCGCCTGGCGGGCGAACTGCTGGGCAAGCAGGAGGAAATGGAAAAACTGCTGCAGTTGAAGAAGGGCGATATCTTCTCGTCCGAGAAGCTGACGCAGAGCACCAAGGCGATTACCGACTTGCTCGGCACCTATGGCTACGCCTTCACCACCATCAATCCGCAGCCGCAGATCGACAAGGAAAAGCGCGAGGTCGCGCTGACCCTGATGGTCGATCCGGGCCGCCGCGTCTACGTGCGCCGCGTCAACGTGGTCGGCAACAGCAAGACCCGCGACGAAGTGGTGCGGCGCGAGATGCGCCAGATGGAAAGCTCGTGGTTCGACAGTGAAAAGCTGCAGCAGTCGCAGGCGCGTATCAACCGTACCGGCTACTTCACCGACACCAACATCACCACCGAGGACGTGCCCGGCGCGCCCGACCAGGTCGATGTGAACGTCAACGTGACCGAAAAGCCGACCGGCCAGATCAGCCTGGGCGTGGGCTTCTCGTCGACCGACAAGCTGGTGCTGCAGGCCGGCCTGCGTCAGGACAATGTGTTCGGCTCGGGCACCAGCCTGGGTCTGGACGTGAACACCGCCAAGTCGTTCCGCACCATTGCGCTGACGCAGTACGACCCGTACTTCACGGTGGACGGCATCAGCCGCTCGACCGATATCTACTACCGCACCTCGCGCCCGCTGTACTACACCGGCGACCAGGACTACAAGATCGTCTCGGCCGGCGGCGGCTTCAAGTTCGGCGTGCCGTTCTCGGAAGTCGATACCGTGTTCTTCGGCATCGGCTACGAACGCACCCAGGTGTACACCTCGGTCAATACGCCGACCCAGTACACCGACTGGCTGAACAAGATCGGCAAGGAATCCGGCGACGGCATCAACAACTTCCCGTTCACGATCGGCTGGGCGCGCGACCGCCGCGACAGCGCGCTGGTCCCGACCAAGGGCCCGTACACCCAGGCCAACCTCGAAGTCGGCCTGCCGGGCGGCGATACGCAGTACTACCGCGCCAGCGTGCAGCAGCAGTACTTCTACCCGATCTCCAAGTCCTTCACGCTGGCACTGAACGGCGAAGTTGCCTACGGCCACGGCTACGGCAACACGCCGTTCCCGGTGTTCAAGTATTTCTACGCCGGTGGTATCGGCTCGGTGCGCGGCTACCAGACCAGCACGCTGGGCCCGAAGGACCAGAACGGCAACCCGGTGGGCGGTGCCTCCAAGATGATCGGCAACGTCGAATTCATCTTCCCGTTGCCGGGCTCGGGCGTGGACCGCACGCTGCGCCTGTTCACGTTCTTTGACTTCGGTAACGTCTATCAGGAAGGTCAGCCGCTGAGCTTCAGCGAACTGAAGTACTCGACCGGCTTCGGCATGTCGTGGCTGTCGCCGATCGGACCGCTGAAGCTCAGCATGGGCTTCCCGCTCAACCGCGACGACAACGACAAGGTCCAGCGCTTCCAGTTCCAGATCGGCACGGCATTCTGA
- the lpxB gene encoding lipid-A-disaccharide synthase, whose product MVAGEASGDLLASLMMGGLQARLAETGESVDYAGIGGKRMMAQGFASRWPMETLSVNGYVEVLGSLREILATRRAVREWLLAEPPLCFIGVDAPDFNFGLEVPLRRAGIPVVHFVSPSIWAWRGGRIRTIARAVDHILCLFPFEPEIYARAGIPATYVGHPLADVIPMVPDVAGARAALKLPAGHRVVAVLPGSRQSEVRNLGATFFAAMARMQRMDPKLAFVLPAASAPLRAIVEDLHHQHPELCLTIVDGKSHQAMEAADVVLLASGTATLEAALYKKPMVISYKVPWLTAQIMKRQGYLPYVGLPNILSGRFVVPELLQDDATPEALARETLLQLNDEGNTAFLYEHFTRMHETLKCNTAQLAADVVVDLLRSRGTV is encoded by the coding sequence ATGGTGGCCGGCGAGGCCTCGGGCGACCTGCTGGCCTCGCTGATGATGGGCGGGCTGCAGGCCCGCCTGGCCGAGACCGGCGAGAGCGTCGACTACGCCGGCATCGGCGGCAAGCGCATGATGGCGCAGGGCTTCGCCTCGCGCTGGCCGATGGAAACGCTGTCGGTCAACGGCTACGTCGAGGTACTGGGCTCGCTGCGCGAGATCCTCGCCACGCGGCGCGCGGTGCGCGAGTGGCTGCTGGCCGAGCCGCCGCTGTGTTTTATCGGCGTCGATGCCCCCGACTTCAATTTCGGCCTGGAAGTGCCGCTGCGCCGCGCCGGCATCCCGGTGGTGCATTTCGTCAGCCCGTCGATCTGGGCCTGGCGCGGCGGGCGCATCCGCACCATCGCGCGCGCGGTCGACCACATCCTGTGCCTGTTCCCGTTCGAGCCCGAGATCTACGCCAGGGCCGGCATTCCGGCCACCTACGTGGGCCATCCGCTCGCCGACGTGATCCCGATGGTGCCCGACGTGGCCGGCGCGCGCGCCGCGCTGAAGTTGCCGGCCGGACACCGCGTGGTGGCAGTGCTGCCGGGCAGCCGCCAGTCCGAGGTGCGCAACCTCGGCGCCACCTTTTTCGCGGCGATGGCTCGCATGCAGCGCATGGACCCGAAGCTGGCGTTCGTGTTGCCGGCGGCCAGCGCACCGCTGCGCGCCATCGTCGAAGACTTGCACCACCAGCATCCGGAACTGTGCCTTACCATTGTCGACGGCAAGTCGCACCAGGCCATGGAGGCCGCCGACGTGGTGCTGCTGGCGAGCGGCACCGCCACGCTCGAGGCGGCGCTGTACAAGAAGCCGATGGTGATCTCGTACAAGGTGCCCTGGCTGACCGCGCAGATCATGAAGCGCCAGGGTTATCTGCCTTACGTGGGATTGCCTAATATCCTTTCAGGGCGCTTTGTCGTGCCCGAGTTGCTGCAGGACGACGCCACGCCCGAGGCGCTGGCGCGCGAGACCCTGCTGCAGCTCAACGACGAGGGCAACACCGCCTTCCTGTACGAGCATTTCACGCGCATGCACGAGACGCTCAAGTGCAACACCGCGCAACTGGCGGCCGATGTGGTGGTCGACCTGTTGCGCAGCCGGGGGACCGTCTGA
- the lpxA gene encoding acyl-ACP--UDP-N-acetylglucosamine O-acyltransferase: protein MTQIHPTALVDPKAELAADVSVGPFSIVGPNVRIGSGTRIGSHTTVEGHTTIGAGNNIGPYASVGGVPQDMKYRNEPTRLEIGDRNTIREFTTIHTGTVQDRGLTSIGNDNWIMAYVHIAHDCMVGNHTVFSSNAQIAGHVEVGDWAILGGMSGVHQFVRIGAHAMLGGASALVQDVPPYVIAASDKSGNKATPHGINVEGLRRRGFDAGQIAALRQAYKLLYKSDLSFDEARNEIAALLAQVDAGTAAPLQAFVDFLAATQRGIVR, encoded by the coding sequence ATGACGCAAATCCACCCCACCGCACTGGTCGACCCGAAGGCTGAGCTGGCCGCCGACGTGAGCGTCGGCCCGTTCTCCATCGTCGGCCCCAACGTGCGGATCGGCAGCGGCACCCGGATCGGCTCGCATACGACGGTCGAGGGCCATACCACGATCGGCGCGGGCAACAACATCGGCCCCTATGCCTCGGTCGGCGGCGTGCCGCAGGACATGAAGTACCGCAACGAGCCGACCCGGCTCGAGATCGGCGACCGCAACACCATCCGCGAATTCACCACGATCCACACCGGCACGGTGCAGGACCGCGGCCTGACCAGCATCGGCAACGACAACTGGATCATGGCCTACGTCCATATCGCCCATGACTGCATGGTCGGCAACCACACCGTGTTTTCCAGCAACGCGCAGATCGCCGGCCACGTCGAGGTCGGCGACTGGGCCATCCTGGGCGGCATGAGCGGCGTGCACCAGTTCGTGCGCATCGGCGCCCATGCGATGCTGGGCGGCGCCTCGGCACTGGTGCAGGACGTGCCGCCGTACGTGATTGCGGCCAGCGACAAGAGCGGCAACAAGGCCACGCCGCACGGCATCAATGTCGAAGGGCTGCGCCGCCGCGGTTTCGACGCCGGCCAGATCGCCGCACTGCGCCAGGCCTACAAGCTGCTTTACAAGTCCGACCTCAGCTTCGACGAGGCGCGCAACGAGATTGCCGCACTGCTGGCCCAGGTGGATGCCGGCACCGCGGCGCCGCTGCAGGCCTTTGTCGACTTCCTTGCCGCCACCCAGCGCGGCATCGTGCGCTGA
- a CDS encoding OmpH family outer membrane protein has translation MTTTSKLVKSLGAAALATAALCASLPAAAQEARIAAVNSERILRDSQPAKAAQVKLEQEFSKRDRELQDMAQKIKGMADKLDKDTAVLADSDRQRRQREVADLDREFQRKQREFREDLNQRRNEELAQVLERANRVIRQLAEQRKYDLIVQEAVYVNPRIDITDDVMKVLNAGGR, from the coding sequence ATGACTACAACATCCAAACTGGTCAAGTCCCTGGGCGCCGCCGCGCTCGCCACCGCGGCGCTCTGCGCGTCGCTGCCGGCCGCGGCCCAGGAAGCGCGCATCGCCGCGGTCAATTCCGAGCGCATCCTGCGCGATTCGCAGCCGGCCAAGGCGGCCCAGGTCAAGCTGGAGCAGGAGTTCTCCAAGCGCGACCGCGAGCTGCAGGACATGGCGCAGAAGATCAAGGGCATGGCCGACAAGCTGGACAAGGACACGGCCGTGCTGGCCGACTCCGACCGCCAGCGCCGCCAGCGCGAAGTGGCCGACCTGGACCGCGAGTTCCAGCGCAAGCAGCGCGAGTTCCGCGAGGACCTGAACCAGCGCCGCAACGAAGAACTGGCCCAGGTGCTGGAGCGCGCCAACCGTGTGATCCGTCAGCTCGCGGAACAGCGCAAGTACGACCTGATCGTGCAGGAAGCGGTGTACGTGAATCCGCGCATCGATATCACCGACGACGTGATGAAGGTGCTGAACGCCGGCGGCAGGTAA
- the rnhB gene encoding ribonuclease HII has product MARRHAASPQLGLDLAPAAGAIQRLCGVDEAGRGPLAGPVYAAAVVLDPKRPIRGLADSKILTAAKREALYEKICERALGWHIAFATVEEIDTINILHASMLAMQRAVQGLAASGVVPDLVQVDGNRCPQVAYPVEAIVKGDALVKAISAASILAKVARDRALMELHAAYPQYGFDSHVGYGTPQHMAALAEFGATPHHRRSFAPVREALALRPLFTAMAAAAPAIEDIAIVEADADADADADAFAGAAPAAAKLGTFLPPEAS; this is encoded by the coding sequence ATGGCACGCCGCCATGCTGCCTCGCCGCAGCTGGGACTGGACCTGGCGCCGGCCGCCGGCGCCATCCAGCGCCTGTGCGGCGTCGACGAGGCCGGCCGCGGCCCGCTGGCTGGCCCGGTCTATGCCGCCGCGGTGGTGCTCGACCCGAAACGCCCGATCCGCGGCCTGGCCGATTCCAAGATCCTCACCGCCGCCAAACGCGAGGCGCTGTACGAGAAGATCTGCGAGCGCGCGCTGGGCTGGCATATCGCCTTCGCCACGGTCGAGGAAATCGATACCATCAACATCCTGCACGCCAGCATGCTGGCGATGCAGCGTGCCGTGCAGGGCCTGGCCGCCAGCGGCGTGGTGCCGGACCTGGTGCAGGTCGACGGCAACCGCTGCCCGCAGGTGGCGTACCCGGTCGAAGCCATCGTCAAGGGCGATGCGCTGGTCAAGGCGATCTCGGCGGCGTCGATCCTGGCCAAGGTGGCGCGCGACCGTGCCCTGATGGAGCTGCACGCGGCCTATCCGCAGTATGGCTTCGATTCGCACGTCGGCTACGGCACCCCGCAGCATATGGCCGCGCTGGCCGAATTCGGCGCGACCCCGCACCACCGCCGCTCGTTCGCGCCCGTGCGCGAGGCGCTGGCGCTGCGGCCGTTGTTTACCGCCATGGCCGCCGCCGCGCCAGCCATCGAAGACATTGCCATCGTTGAGGCCGACGCCGACGCCGACGCTGACGCAGACGCCTTTGCCGGTGCCGCGCCCGCCGCCGCCAAGCTCGGCACCTTCCTGCCACCCGAAGCATCGTGA
- a CDS encoding TrmH family RNA methyltransferase → MKHVTSRDNALFKHLKALAGSTHQRRKAGQSLLDGVHLAQAYVAARGQPVTCVVSERHYDHAEVAPLLAQVDSERVVVLADALFTQISGVVNGIDLMLVIETPAGRLPARIEQDCIILDGVQDAGNVGSILRSAAAAGIRDAFLATGCAFAWSVKTLRAGMGANFHLNIVEHCTLEALAPRLAIPLLATSSHAETAVFDTDLRGPVAWVVGNEGAGVSEGWMAHVTRKVGIPQPGGMESLNVAAATAICLFEAVRQRRAG, encoded by the coding sequence GTGAAGCACGTCACCTCGCGCGACAACGCGCTGTTCAAGCACCTGAAGGCGCTTGCCGGTTCCACGCACCAGCGCCGCAAGGCGGGCCAGTCGCTGCTCGACGGCGTGCACCTGGCGCAGGCCTACGTCGCCGCGCGCGGCCAGCCGGTGACCTGCGTGGTGTCGGAGCGCCACTACGACCACGCCGAAGTGGCGCCGCTGCTGGCGCAGGTGGATAGCGAGCGCGTGGTGGTGCTGGCCGATGCGCTGTTCACGCAGATCAGCGGCGTGGTCAATGGCATCGACCTGATGCTGGTGATCGAGACGCCGGCGGGCCGCCTGCCGGCGCGCATCGAGCAGGACTGCATCATCCTGGACGGGGTGCAGGACGCCGGCAACGTCGGCTCGATCCTGCGCAGCGCGGCCGCGGCGGGCATCCGCGACGCCTTCCTTGCCACCGGTTGCGCCTTCGCGTGGTCGGTCAAGACCCTGCGCGCCGGCATGGGCGCGAACTTCCACCTGAATATCGTCGAGCATTGCACGCTCGAGGCGCTGGCGCCGCGCCTGGCGATCCCGCTGCTGGCGACCTCGTCGCACGCCGAGACCGCGGTGTTCGATACCGACCTGCGCGGACCGGTGGCGTGGGTGGTCGGCAACGAAGGGGCAGGGGTCAGCGAGGGCTGGATGGCGCATGTGACGCGCAAGGTCGGCATTCCGCAACCGGGCGGGATGGAGTCGCTGAACGTCGCCGCGGCGACGGCGATCTGCCTGTTCGAGGCGGTGCGCCAGCGGCGCGCCGGCTGA
- the fabZ gene encoding 3-hydroxyacyl-ACP dehydratase FabZ: MSAAEIDIRKILKLLPHRYPFLLVDRVLEFEAQKRIKTLKNVTINEPYFQGHFPEQPVMPGVMILEALAQSAGLLTFGADMERKEGALYYFVGIDGARFKQVVYPGDQLHMNVTVERYIRGIWKFKAFATVDDKVACEAELMCTVKQAE, translated from the coding sequence ATGAGCGCGGCCGAAATCGATATCCGCAAGATCCTCAAGCTGCTGCCGCACCGGTACCCGTTCCTGCTGGTCGACCGCGTGCTGGAGTTCGAGGCGCAGAAGCGGATCAAGACCCTGAAGAACGTCACCATCAACGAGCCGTACTTCCAGGGCCATTTCCCCGAGCAGCCGGTGATGCCGGGCGTGATGATCCTGGAGGCGCTGGCGCAGTCGGCCGGCCTGCTGACCTTCGGCGCCGACATGGAGCGCAAGGAAGGCGCGCTGTACTACTTCGTCGGCATCGACGGCGCCCGCTTCAAGCAGGTGGTGTACCCGGGCGACCAGCTGCACATGAACGTGACGGTCGAGCGCTATATCCGCGGCATCTGGAAGTTCAAGGCGTTCGCCACGGTCGACGACAAGGTGGCCTGCGAGGCGGAGCTGATGTGCACCGTGAAGCAGGCCGAGTGA
- the ispC gene encoding 1-deoxy-D-xylulose-5-phosphate reductoisomerase yields MHRITILGATGSIGESTLDVIRRHPGRYAAHALSAHRQVRKLAEQCIEFRPARAVVGTAEAARELETLLRAAGVATEVGYGEAALESIAADTQTDAVMAAIVGAAGLRPTLAAARAGKRVLLANKEALVMSGRIFMDAVREHGATLLPIDSEHNAIFQCLPADDPRYGRGVAKVLLTASGGPFRTRDPATLHDISPDQACAHPNWVMGRKISVDSATMMNKGLEVIEAHWLFGAPAERIEVLIHPQSIVHSMVAYADGSVLAQLGNPDMRTPIAYGLAYPERIDAGVTPLDLTLAGGLHFEKPDLARFPCLGLAFDALRAAGVAPAVLNAANEVAVEAFLAGQVRFTDIAGIVREVLEAAPNGPADTLEAVLSADALAREAARAGVTARASAR; encoded by the coding sequence ATGCATCGCATCACCATCCTGGGCGCCACCGGCTCCATCGGAGAAAGCACGCTCGACGTGATCCGGCGCCATCCCGGCCGTTACGCCGCGCATGCGCTCAGCGCCCACCGCCAGGTGCGCAAGCTGGCCGAGCAGTGCATCGAGTTCCGCCCGGCGCGCGCCGTGGTGGGGACGGCCGAGGCCGCGCGCGAGCTGGAGACGCTGCTGCGCGCTGCCGGCGTCGCCACCGAGGTCGGCTACGGCGAAGCCGCGCTGGAATCCATCGCCGCCGATACGCAGACCGACGCGGTGATGGCCGCCATCGTCGGCGCGGCGGGCCTGCGTCCGACGCTGGCGGCGGCGCGCGCGGGCAAGCGCGTGCTGCTGGCCAACAAGGAAGCGCTGGTGATGTCCGGGCGCATCTTCATGGACGCGGTGCGCGAGCATGGGGCCACGCTGCTGCCGATCGACAGCGAGCACAACGCCATCTTCCAGTGCCTGCCCGCCGACGACCCGCGCTACGGCCGCGGCGTGGCCAAGGTGCTGCTGACCGCTTCGGGCGGGCCGTTCCGCACGCGCGATCCGGCCACGCTGCACGATATCTCGCCCGACCAGGCCTGCGCCCATCCCAACTGGGTCATGGGCCGCAAGATCTCGGTCGACTCCGCCACCATGATGAACAAGGGCCTCGAGGTGATCGAGGCGCACTGGCTGTTCGGCGCTCCGGCCGAACGCATCGAGGTGCTGATCCACCCGCAGAGCATCGTGCATTCGATGGTGGCCTACGCCGATGGCTCGGTGCTGGCGCAACTGGGCAACCCCGACATGCGCACGCCGATCGCCTATGGCCTGGCCTACCCGGAACGGATCGACGCCGGCGTGACCCCGCTCGACCTGACCCTCGCCGGCGGCTTGCATTTCGAGAAGCCGGACCTGGCGAGGTTCCCGTGCCTGGGGCTGGCCTTCGACGCGCTGCGCGCGGCGGGGGTGGCGCCGGCGGTGCTCAATGCCGCCAATGAAGTGGCGGTGGAGGCATTCCTCGCGGGCCAGGTGCGCTTTACCGATATCGCCGGCATCGTGCGCGAGGTGCTGGAGGCGGCACCGAACGGGCCCGCCGATACGCTCGAGGCCGTGCTCTCGGCCGACGCGCTCGCGCGCGAGGCGGCCAGGGCCGGCGTCACCGCGCGGGCCAGCGCCCGCTGA
- the rseP gene encoding RIP metalloprotease RseP, with protein MQTVLAFIVALCVLIYVHEMGHYLAARACGVKVLRFSIGFGRPLLRWISKSRDRTEWTVAAIPLGGYVKMLDEREFDPARDTAIDPADLPRAFNRQPVGKRFVIVAAGPLANFALAIVLYFALFAGGMREPVPVVAAPAAGTMAAQAGVREGDRVLSLTANGHTEPVRSWNDLRMAVFAEGFGDARAVLRVRGADGSERDVTLPRLPNTGGNPEQDPLATLGLNLKGGPVTITEVLPDSAAERAGLRKGDRIVAWQGSPLTQASALIQAVRSQPGQAVMLGIERDGQRLDVPVTLDTAAARDGATDASGAAPAPAGKLGAALSQAVQMETVRYRPDQALARAAGQVWDTSALSLKLLGKMLVGQASLQNLSGPLTVADYAGRAANLGIQAFVSFLALVSVSLGVLNLLPIPVLDGGHLLYYCVEFLTGRPVPDHWQAMLQKVGIACILLLTSLALFNDVSRMFLANG; from the coding sequence ATGCAAACCGTACTCGCTTTCATCGTTGCCCTGTGCGTGCTGATCTACGTGCACGAAATGGGTCACTACCTGGCCGCGCGCGCCTGCGGCGTGAAGGTGCTGCGCTTTTCCATCGGCTTCGGGCGGCCGCTGCTGCGCTGGATCTCAAAAAGCCGCGACCGCACCGAATGGACCGTGGCGGCGATCCCGCTGGGCGGCTACGTCAAGATGCTCGACGAGCGCGAGTTCGATCCCGCGCGCGACACCGCCATCGACCCGGCCGACCTGCCGCGCGCCTTCAACCGCCAGCCGGTGGGCAAGCGCTTCGTCATCGTCGCGGCCGGCCCGCTGGCCAACTTCGCACTGGCGATCGTGCTGTATTTCGCGCTGTTCGCCGGTGGCATGCGCGAGCCCGTGCCGGTGGTGGCGGCGCCCGCGGCCGGCACCATGGCGGCGCAGGCCGGCGTGCGCGAGGGCGACCGGGTGCTGTCGCTGACCGCCAACGGCCACACCGAGCCAGTCCGCTCCTGGAATGACCTGCGCATGGCGGTATTTGCCGAAGGCTTCGGCGATGCGCGCGCGGTGCTGCGCGTGCGCGGCGCCGATGGCTCCGAGCGCGATGTCACGCTGCCGCGCCTGCCCAATACCGGCGGCAATCCCGAGCAGGACCCGCTGGCCACGCTCGGCCTGAACCTGAAGGGCGGGCCGGTGACGATCACCGAGGTGCTGCCGGATTCGGCCGCCGAACGCGCCGGGCTGCGCAAGGGCGATCGCATCGTGGCCTGGCAGGGCAGCCCGCTGACGCAGGCCAGCGCGCTGATCCAGGCGGTGCGCAGCCAGCCGGGCCAGGCCGTGATGCTGGGGATCGAACGCGACGGCCAGCGCCTGGACGTGCCGGTCACGCTCGACACCGCCGCGGCGCGCGACGGCGCCACCGATGCCAGCGGCGCCGCGCCGGCGCCCGCGGGCAAGCTGGGCGCGGCGCTGAGCCAGGCGGTGCAGATGGAGACCGTGCGCTACCGGCCGGACCAGGCGCTGGCGCGCGCGGCGGGGCAGGTCTGGGATACCAGCGCGCTGTCGCTCAAGCTGCTGGGCAAGATGCTGGTGGGTCAGGCTTCGCTGCAGAACCTGAGCGGTCCGCTGACCGTCGCGGACTACGCCGGGCGTGCCGCAAACCTCGGCATACAAGCCTTTGTCAGCTTCCTGGCGCTGGTCAGCGTTAGTCTTGGCGTACTCAATTTGTTACCCATTCCGGTTCTGGATGGGGGGCATTTGCTGTATTATTGCGTGGAATTTTTGACTGGCCGGCCCGTCCCAGACCACTGGCAGGCAATGCTGCAGAAGGTTGGCATTGCCTGCATCTTGCTCCTGACTTCGCTCGCTTTGTTCAATGACGTCAGCCGAATGTTTCTGGCGAACGGCTAG
- the lpxD gene encoding UDP-3-O-(3-hydroxymyristoyl)glucosamine N-acyltransferase: MQTPTLGQLATENGAQVVGDPDLAITGLAPLDQAGPGELSFLSNPLYLQQALEAKAGAVIVSAADLERVRAEGKADGRNWLVARNPYVCFARVAQRFDRAANTDARTGIDARATVAPDAVVPASCYIGPNVVIEAGARLGERVRILANGYVGAHAEIGDDALLYANVSVYHHCVVGARAILHSGVVIGADGFGFAPDISATGVEYVKIPQTGRAVLGQDVEVGANTAIDRGAMADTVIEDGCKIDNQVQIAHNVRVGAHTVIAGCAAVSGSTRIGRFCVIGGAANFAGHLTIADRTTVSGGTSITKSITKPGGHFTSVFPFLPHGEWERNAAIVRGLSKLRERVVALERRLRGQAAGSQPSQD; this comes from the coding sequence ATGCAGACACCCACACTGGGTCAGCTCGCCACCGAGAACGGCGCGCAGGTTGTGGGTGACCCCGACCTGGCGATCACCGGCCTGGCCCCCCTGGACCAGGCCGGACCGGGCGAGCTCTCGTTCCTGTCCAATCCGCTCTACCTGCAGCAGGCGCTGGAGGCGAAGGCCGGCGCCGTGATCGTCTCGGCCGCCGACCTCGAGCGCGTGCGCGCCGAAGGCAAGGCCGACGGCCGCAACTGGCTGGTGGCGCGCAATCCCTACGTATGCTTTGCCCGCGTGGCGCAGCGTTTCGACCGCGCCGCCAATACCGATGCGCGCACCGGCATCGACGCGCGCGCCACCGTGGCGCCCGACGCGGTGGTGCCGGCCTCGTGCTACATCGGCCCTAACGTGGTCATCGAAGCCGGCGCGCGCCTGGGCGAGCGCGTGCGCATCCTGGCCAACGGCTATGTCGGCGCGCACGCCGAGATCGGCGACGATGCGCTGCTCTACGCCAATGTCTCGGTCTACCACCACTGCGTGGTCGGCGCCCGCGCCATCCTGCACAGCGGCGTGGTGATCGGTGCCGACGGCTTCGGCTTCGCCCCGGACATCAGCGCCACCGGCGTGGAATACGTGAAGATCCCGCAGACCGGCCGTGCGGTGCTGGGCCAGGACGTCGAGGTCGGCGCCAATACCGCGATCGACCGCGGCGCCATGGCCGACACCGTGATCGAGGACGGCTGCAAGATCGACAACCAGGTCCAGATCGCGCACAACGTGCGGGTCGGCGCGCACACGGTGATCGCCGGCTGCGCCGCGGTGTCGGGCAGCACCCGCATCGGCCGCTTCTGCGTGATCGGCGGCGCGGCCAACTTTGCCGGCCACCTGACCATTGCCGACCGCACCACGGTGTCGGGCGGCACCTCGATCACCAAATCCATCACCAAGCCCGGCGGCCATTTCACCAGCGTGTTCCCGTTCCTGCCGCACGGCGAGTGGGAACGCAACGCAGCCATCGTGCGCGGCCTGAGCAAGCTGCGCGAACGGGTGGTGGCGCTGGAACGCCGCCTGCGCGGCCAGGCCGCCGGGTCCCAACCCTCACAAGACTAA